The genomic window GAGAAAGTATCTCTTTAGCATCCTGAGTAAATTTGAGGGAAATTTATGCGCTTTGTCATCCAGAGGAGGGTCTTTTCCGACGAAGGATCTCTTCCAATTATTTTATTTAGAAAAGGAATCTAGAGATCCCTCACTTCGTTCGGGATGACACTCCGTCGGTAACTCAGGATGCTAAAGAGACACATGAGAAAGCGTATTATCAAAAACAAGATTTCAACTTTTATTGTTCTGGGCTTATGATTCGCGGAAAATATAAAAACTGAGGTATTCAACTTGAAAAATATACTGGCGCTTCTGTTCTGGTTTATGGCTTCTTTTTCGGCCGGCTGGTTTGGATCTCAATTCAAACCGGGCGAGTGGTACCAATCTCTGCAGAAGCCCAGTTGGACTTCCCCGGCTCTCGCCTTTCCCATCGCTTGGACAATCCTGTACTCGCTGATGAGTGTGGCGGCTTGGTTGGTGTGGAAAAAGAGAAGCGAAGATTCATTTATTTCAACAACCCTGGTTTTTTTTCTCATCCAACTCGTTTTAAACGCCGCTTGGTCTTGGATCTTTTTTGGCCGCCATCAAATCGGTTGGGCTCTG from Elusimicrobiota bacterium includes these protein-coding regions:
- the crtK-2 gene encoding Tryptophan-rich protein TspO gives rise to the protein MKNILALLFWFMASFSAGWFGSQFKPGEWYQSLQKPSWTSPALAFPIAWTILYSLMSVAAWLVWKKRSEDSFISTTLVFFLIQLVLNAAWSWIFFGRHQIGWALLEMGALWLMIALTVYSFLKINPLAGFLMIPYLLWVGFALILNWAIWRRN